From Quercus robur chromosome 8, dhQueRobu3.1, whole genome shotgun sequence:
tatattacatttatgattgttcctataataaataaaaatatattacgaaatacattactcattattagattagtttaaattgtaaaaaaaattttaataaaaccaccataaaaataattatcacgcgcaaTGCGTGGGTTCGcggctagtatatataaaagcagagaccttaTGCGAGAATGCATGAGATCCTGCCAAGTGGCATTCTAATTTTacatttagccttttttttacctctttcattaattttttttactgttaccaAAAAGTtcacattaacttattttactgttcTCTTACTAATATCTCATTAATTGCCTAAGCTTACACCACACTTGTCActattcttcatgtcttttagcatagccactgttttagtattttttttaaaaaaaaaaaacaaaaaacaaaaaagtaagaactaatagtaataactaacgAGATAAGGCTTTAGAGAAAGATAAAGAGAcacaaaaatattgtagattGTTAAATAAAACGCATTATTTCACcatatattaccaaaataaaagacttGAAACTAACAAAcatttgaaaaagagagaaagaggaatctgAAGGGTCATCACCTTCGTTATACTGGCCTTCTACCACCATCAAGACACCGAAACCCTtataggtaatttttttttctttttaaattaggggcttaaatatgatttaggtttaggTAATTTGGTtagttagtttttgttttgggtatataagtagagagaatatttgaTGCGCAATGTAAAGCCATATTCTATcatggtttaattttaaatcatctataagacacATGCATGTACACTTGCGCACACCATGTCTTAATGTCACATTATCGATGAGTGGAAGACAGTCAGAGAGTTGGGCATACTTTTATTTCATAGTATGAAATATatgaacacaacacaaattagttaATTTTCATGGTCCcgttactcttttgcatttatttttggtttcataatttaaaaaaataataatcttaccTTAAGAAGTCTACTAAAATGCAATGAAGttactaaactaatttttaatatctcaaaatgtatatgtttctttactctaatttagtttactttttctttataatatatgtacaacattATCAAATACtgttttacataaaatatcacaaaattatctGTGCATTACACAGACAACTTACTAGTTCATATAAATGGAGAAACTGAAGAGATGTGAATCATAGTATAAGAGCATAGTGGATGAAGTGATGATTGCATTAGGAATCTATTTATAAATCTAAAAGCTTAAACAtagtatttattattgctatACTTCTATTGAACCACATCAACCACCTATTTCCAATCATTTCACTCTCCttttttactcttcttcttattattaattgggaaaaattaacaaatgccctaagaGCATTGACATTTGTTagaaaaccattttaaaaaagtttttattggaaaaaaaatcaattaatattttgataactttttcaatttcccataaaagttgtataaaaacttttctaaaatggtttattaacaactgcactAAGAGTACCCATTAACATGatctttattaattttgaacCTTACTATTATATTTCCTCCACCTTTCCCCCtcttttttaccttttcatctctccactactctcaaccttaatatcacttttcctTAATCCCTTCCTCTCCCTTTCATTTTGGCTTCTTATCCCCAtcttcttactataaatttgctATTCTCTCTCCAATTCTATACATCCCACAcaaattaaaaatgtaatttctctctttctctctttatgtttttttttttttcctttttctagtagattttttattttttgtatctctactttaggttgatgactttttgttctttagaactctactttgggttgatgtaatttgattttttttaattgattgttaaatgttattttattgcattataaagatagtttattgcattataaagatagtgtataagaatataatgttattctattacatagcatgacttGAATAATTTGGTGCTTATGACTCATGACTATAtcctttattttgactcttcttctctcatcttattttctataaatttgctATTCCCTTTACCATTCTCTTCCGAAAAAgtgattattctctctctctctctctctctcatttattctttcttacaactctactttaggttgatgaattattatgtttttttttttaaatcctattttgggttaatacaatttggtggttttttttttttttttttttgagttctcCATTACaaattctctctccctcttatagtttttgtttgacataatacttagttattttggaagtgagaatttgaatttatatcaaaatatagtCTTGGCTATGTGTTTGAACGTGTCtgtcaattatttgagtaatatcaagtgtaatttgtgatgagttttgattatcatgataattttcgtaagagaatgagaaatttgaataatgtatttgaaacttaaagagtttagttatacaaaaaaataagaactacctaaaaaaatgaataatattatatatatataaaataaaaaaaataaataaaaaaataaaaaccaacttttcttttctttttataatcaACAACTTTTGAATTAAACCTctctatttgtttatttatttatttattattatcataagAACCTCTCTATTTGTTAAAGTCTATTTCCTAAGTGAATCCCAAACGGCCTTATGGAGGTAGATTGACCTTGtgcataactttttttttttttttttttacacaagaTTTTTGTAAATATTACTTTACCCATTTAATTCCATACTTGAATTTGGTAGATTTTGGCTCTACCTTGCACTCTTATTCCCCTAGGACCGGGAGTCTCTCCCTGGTCCACACGACCGTAACCAATTTAGACTGCTGGGAAAGCTTTAATTGCATTCATGATCCAATTTTGAGACAGAAGACCCATGTTACTGTCAGATGATGTTTTGTTTTCCCTTGCACGCTCATTGAAAATCTCCCCAATTTGCATAGGTAGTACTAGTCATAAAGGGTCAGTTTCCCAATCAAATaacaaaatgttttcttttattatttacaaattaatgCGTTCTAGGAGATTTCTTCTATAACTTCATTACCTAGTTTCATTTTTTGAGATATGAATTTTATAGTTTCTAGAGACTGTTCTGCAGGTTATTTTTAGAATCAccatttttatcactcttttaTGCGACTATTTTATGTGACAAATTGTCATTTTTACATGAATCTACTACTTTTTCTCTACCACTCATAATCAACTATATaagatattttcaaaaaaaaaaaaacaaaaacaaaaacaaaaagttgtgGAAAAGGATACAACAAAAGTTGTGATCCTATAATTATTGCAGAAAGTACCACTTAACAGTTCGCATAATCTAAGTACCACACTACCACTTAACAGTTTACATATTATGTTTGTGCAATTTTAATAATCTAGGATCACAACAAAAGCATTTATGATGGGAAAATTTGACAAATAatcgaaaaacaaataaataattaaggggatgtttggttggggtgatttGGGGGAAAATGGAAAAGGAAGTAGGGAAAATAAAGGGATTTTGGTTTAGAGGGTCATTTGTTGGGGAGGGGGAAGGAGGTGATTTTGATAGAGCCCAATTATTTTCTCTCTGGTCTACTAAAATTGCATCtccccaattttgaaaaattacccATTTGCCCTATCCCTTCCCTCCATTATACCTAAACatgtaaaaattatatagtcCTCTAATGGATCACGTtacttgtccaccattccactaaaagacttccacttgtttaaaattgttgagttagTAATCAATttctgtttaaattttttttttaactaagcaattttaaacagataagagtcttttagtggaatgatGGACCGCGACACTTGTCCACCATgaggaccttataatttctcctaaacatgagttttttttatccaatatgcaacatttttttaacccactatgtttgtattattattatttttaatgtccacgttagtttttttttttttttaaattttttttacgtaaacaagataataaatttatacaaattgcatttttttcctcttttttttttttttacctcaaccaaataaaataatttatcatcTCTTCACTTTTTCATTGTCCCAATCAAATAtgctagagaaaaacaaaatgacTCATTTGGCTAGAAAAAGTTTTAGTattattgtttaagtgttatGGAAATATGCGTgggttaaaaaatattatagaaatacATGTAAGGGtatttaaaactgaaaactgttatCTAAACACCCCTaccaaatacccccaaaatcttttctattcGCTTTTCCATTTCAACCATCGAGAGCCTAAGAGTGTGTTTAGATACCGTTTGTTttactaaaactgaaaaattattactaaaaatactataaataaaggtaaaagttagttaaaatagtttCGTAGGGTCtgtaaatagtatcaaaaagtacaataaaatttataaatagtaacaaaaataaactaaatatagaaatagttttcatttttaatccCGAGCCAAACACACTAGATAAAACATAATCGACAAGGCCTATAAAAGCAGATGGTAAAATTCAGAAAATAATAGCGCTTACTAGAGCTACACAGACAGAGGTCTGTTCGATCCTAGAAATACGCTGTAACAGTAAAACCTCAAAATTTTGCTGAACTTTTGCAGTTACCGAAATATGCACTCAGAGCGCCAATGCATGACATGATGACAGAACCTGGAGCCCTGAACACAGTGAACAGTGATCAGCCCCATCAACAAATCCTATTAGACACAAtaataatttggattttactaatATGTATGCCTTAGCCACACAGTAattaactatttttagaaaaaaaaaaaaaaaaaaaattaaaaatattgacaATTTTTCCCATTCTCAcaaaaatattactaaaaatagatgatttaaaaGGCGCACGGTTCATTtatacaaaacccacaaaaataaattaaattaataaggcAGAAGTGAACTAGAATAGCTTAAtacattataaaaattataaaaaccaaaaaaaacaaaagcatcataaaaaaaaactagaatagCTTAAATTCATACTGGAAACAATATTTGATGCAATCCCAGGAGGCCCCAAGGAACAAATAGAAAGAATGATATGGAGATCAACCCAGATGGAGCTTGAGATTTCAGTGGCTGAATTACAGAACCACTAGTCTTGTTGCTTCCACAAACACTTACACCAATCTTCATCCTATATGCTACAGAGGGACTCAAACAGAGACCTGGGTTTCCACTAAGATCCAAGTTCCTTCTCAGTCTATTCAAGAAACTTGAATCGAAAGGAACAACACCGGACAGCAAGTTTCTGCTAAGATTCAAGTGGTATATGCGAGGAAGGCTGCCAAAACCTGCTGGAATCTCACCACTTAATCGGTTGTTTTGCAAAGACAAAGTGCTTAGATTCATAAGCTGTGAAAAGCTTGGTGGTATAGTGCCTGAATAGCCTGAATTGGCAAGCCTGAGCTCTTGTAGTTTCACAAGGTCACCAAACTCTACTGGGAGAGGCACATTCATAGGATTGTCATCCATAATGAAGTACTGCAAGCTTTGCAACTTTGCCAATCCTCTTGGAAAGTGTCCACGCAGTTTGTTGTTGCTCAAAGCCATAAACGCCAACAAGTTGAGCTTCTCAATGCTATCAGGAATAGCACCAGTAAGCGAATTCGAGCTCAAGTCCAACTTTTGAAGCAGACCCAGTTGGCCAACTGTCACTGGGATTGACCCTGTTAGTGAGTTATAGCTCAAATCAAGGCCTACGAGATTTTTGAGATTACCTACTTGGGATGGTATAGCACCTGTGAGCATGTTATAGCTCAAATCAAGGTGTACTAAAGAGTTCACGCTAAAAATTGTAACTGGGATTTGCCCAGTGAGGCGGTTCTGGGACAATGTGAGGATTTGTAAGGACTTCAGTGAAGAAATTTGAGGTGGGATTGGACCTATGAGTGCTGGGTTTGATCTTAGACTAATTTGTTGGAGTGAAGAATTAGATTCTCCGATTTTTGAAAAAGAGAGGGTGGTTTTGGTGTGAGTGAAACAGTTGAAGAAGAACGCAGATTGCAAGTAAGGAAGAGCTAGTATTTGTGAAGGAAATGTGGCTGTGTTTTTGCAAGTTGGGTTTGGTGGGGTCCCAAAGTCAAGCCTAGTAACATGTAGGTGGTTGTCCTGAGCTGATTTGCACTCTATTCCAGGCCAGGATGAACCAGGCTGACAAGGGTTGGGATGGGAGATTCTCCAAACTTGATCAGAAGACATGGATTCCATGATCTTGAAAAGAGTCTCTGCTTCAGATGGAAGCATGTTGTTGGGGGGTTGTTTCTTTGCATTGGTAGTGTTGGGAGAAGCTAGtgagaggaaaagaagaagaagggtgaGAGTAGAGAGCGAGAAGGAATAGCACATTGTGTTTTGAGGTATGGAGGTGTCTGATCAGGAGTGGCAGCTGTTTGGGTGATTTTAGAAGTGagtttcatttcattctttcagGGGGACAGAACCATCAACCATATGActatgatagagagagagagagagatgcaaagAAAAAGTTGATTTGAACTGATGGGTGGGGTAGTGATTACTAGTGGCTCATGACATTTGGGTAAGAATGTAAAGCCCAGGTAGGGTCATACTGTCATAGATTGAAAACATAGAGAGAacgcgagagagagagagagagagagagagagagagagagagaacggtGGGGAGCTTTTTTTGAAGGATGGGGAGCTCTGTTGGATATAAACGGGCGTGTTTCATCTTCCCAGACATGTGAAAATCAATTATTAAAGCAGTGGAAAAGGATTAAATACCCCTGACAGAAATAAGAGAAGAGCCCTTGAGATAGACACAAAATTCGACTATAAATTTGACACTTTTACGTGGAAGATTTTCcatggtaaataaaaaagtaaggtTAATTGTGCATTTAGATTAGAATTAGTATAAGTTTGTTAACtcaattagtgtaaaaaatattgtcaatttttttttgtatatgtaACATTGCTCAAGCCTTATACAAGCattgaaaaattacatagaaaatttcattagttgtTATAAGATGACAACTCATATTGTAACTTTGATATAACAAATTATGAGTGATTGTTTATCACTTTTACATAGGTCTATTATATTTTCTCTACCATTTACAGTCAACCACATCAAAATTATGACAAAAGTTATAACACAAAAATTGCATTCAcagattttctcaaaattttctcaaattaacACTTTCATGGTTCACTTCACTTGGACCCACTGACTACGATACAAAAGCAATGAGGGTGTgtaaaaaatttttgtaaaatttaagtgTTTCTAGACTTTTCGATATGAGAATATCGAAAAGTTATACTTCATTCATTTGAAGGTTAATTATATTTGCAAAGAGTCTACCGATACCATGAGTTTTATCAACTTTTGTCACACCATTCATATGTCTATATGTTGTGGTGGATCGAGTCAAGCACTATCTCTGTCTCAAATGGTACGTGAGTAAGATGTGAAAATTTCAGTGATTCTTTCGATGTCCATAGCAAGattaattatatttactttTCATTCATGAATTTAACATATTcacattgtaatttttttaaatgcattttctttttcaatttttttatactggaccaaaaaaatattcactTGTAATTTTAATTCTAGCCTGCTGTTAAtcttaaattattgaaaaaatatatatttttcaagttttctaTTAATAGCAAACGCCTTAAAATTCACATAAACACATTACTCAAAATCATGAACATAAAAAGAAGGCGATTTTTACAAATTGCACTCTCTAACTTTgcttaaaattcaatttagtcctctaacttcacttttgtttaatttaatcctctaactttcaattgtgTTCCATTCAGTCTTTCTGTTAGTCTCCATCAAAATTGCGCTGTTAACTTTCAATTTCATtcaatacaaaattaaactacGTCATTTTGGGTTCCATAACGGCTCAATTTTGATAGAGACTaactaaaaaattgaattgaacaaATTGAGAGTTAGGTGACTGAATTtaatgaaagtaaagttagatGACTGAATTTAATAAAAGTGAAGTTAGagtattgaattaaattttaggCAAAATTAGAgaatgtaatttgtaatttagcctaAAAATCTAAGTTATTAATGAAAACTTGACAATAATTTAGCCTAACTTGATTCTACTGAATATGATTCCCAAGTAGTGGTACAGTCTCTCTTTTAAAACTGAATTACCCTTACACAAATGCAACAGAGGACTCTAAAAAAAACAAGAGCCCGAAGTGGTACACTGGAATTCAGATTTATGGGTCCCTTTtgtcttaacatttttttccctaagTGATGgtggttttatattttgtgtaAGCCAAGGTAAAAGAGAGACGTGAGGAATAAGAATGATGGCCTTCTAAAAGCAAAATGTTTGTACTGGATAGTGAAGctttttaaacaaaatgaatCAACTCAACATCACGTACGAGTACGACTATTTGAATAAGATTGTCATGTTTTAAAGGGCCATTGATAACACTATGATATATGGTGTGGGtgaagaaagtaaagaaaagtttcggcaaaaaaaaaaaaaaagaaagtaaagaaaaggaCAGTTCATTACACCAACTAGCAGTTAATATAAAACGGGGAATAAATAGTATTACAGATTATAGAGTCAAAACAGTAAAATTGCTTCTGCAGGtgattcaaaataaatgaacacAAAATTTCTTGCTGACAAACTCTTCTTGGCAGAGCGTCCCCACATGCATTAGTTTCCTTGTAGACTTGTAGTTGTGCGTTTGGCAGCATTGGGTAAAAACTTGAATCAAATTCCAGCATTCACTAACAATGCTAGTAAGCAGATTATTTGGGATCCTGTGACTGTTAACCAACACAACTAGTTCTTTGGCAACCATTTTGATAAGCAGAAAATCGATGCCTAGCTCTGTAGCTAGGATCTACCCATGGTGAAAAGCCCACAACTTCGCTGCCACACTGGTGGTTATTCCTCATGAATGAGGAAGATCCCCAATCCAATCACCACTCCTGCCCCTAATAAGTCCGCCACCACCTGCTGGACTAGGATTTCTTGGAGAAGATGTCTTGCACACCTTTGCCTATGCCCCTACCTACTTTACTATTATAGACTTATAGTGCTTCCTTGATACAAGTATTTCTTTACCAAACCTATGAAAATAAAATGGTGATTGAGAACATAAATGTGTTAGACCAAAAGCtaagaagaaaataagactacagtattaatttttgaaacttaCTCCTCCAGAGGTCAGGGAGATTAGGCTTAGTTTGTGAGGAAATTTCAAAATCCATTACAGCATCGGACACAAGATATATTGTCTGCATGCCTCAATACCAGTATAAAACCAACTTATACccatttacaacatttttatgaaATCGAAATTGACATAGCGCAATTAGTAAAATGCTGGATTGAGATGATATATTCATTCTAGATTAAGGATTTCTGGAACATAATTCAGTTCTCTACTGAAACCAAACTTCCAATAATCTCCCACACTAATGAAATCTAATTCTACAAACCACAAAAGATGTTATGAGAGCAGGGTCAGATATCATGGATACTCAAATGATCCAACCTATAACAGTACTGATCAACTTAATCGGATTTGTCAGATGTAGTAACATAAGATCACTCTAGCCCTGAATTTCTGCTACTGTTAGTCTTGGTCTGCTGTCATGATAAAATGGTTTAGATTCCTGAGCTGTAGAAAGCAATATAGtgcagagagagagatacagaaaaagagagaacatctATAATAATTGCTTTATGTAATAGACATCTTCAGTAATCAAGACTGAAACAGATCTACAAAATCACATGGTTATTTCTTTATCTTATACTACTACACTACAATCACCCTTTTGAGCAATATCCTCACGAATTTCAAGAGATGATGGTGGAACAACATCATATGCTTCTTTAGTAGTATGT
This genomic window contains:
- the LOC126696544 gene encoding receptor like protein 29 isoform X2, with product MCYSFSLSTLTLLLLFLSLASPNTTNAKKQPPNNMLPSEAETLFKIMESMSSDQVWRISHPNPCQPGSSWPGIECKSAQDNHLHVTRLDFGTPPNPTCKNTATFPSQILALPYLQSAFFFNCFTHTKTTLSFSKIGESNSSLQQISLRSNPALIGPIPPQISSLKSLQILTLSQNRLTGQIPVTIFSVNSLVHLDLSYNMLTGAIPSQVGNLKNLVGLDLSYNSLTGSIPVTVGQLGLLQKLDLSSNSLTGAIPDSIEKLNLLAFMALSNNKLRGHFPRGLAKLQSLQYFIMDDNPMNVPLPVEFGDLVKLQELRLANSGYSGTIPPSFSQLMNLSTLSLQNNRLSGEIPAGFGSLPRIYHLNLSRNLLSGVVPFDSSFLNRLRRNLDLSGNPGLCLSPSVAYRMKIGVSVCGSNKTSGSVIQPLKSQAPSGLISISFFLFVPWGLLGLHQILFPVLSSCHALAL
- the LOC126696544 gene encoding receptor like protein 29 isoform X1 is translated as MCYSFSLSTLTLLLLFLSLASPNTTNAKKQPPNNMLPSEAETLFKIMESMSSDQVWRISHPNPCQPGSSWPGIECKSAQDNHLHVTRLDFGTPPNPTCKNTATFPSQILALPYLQSAFFFNCFTHTKTTLSFSKIGESNSSLQQISLRSNPALIGPIPPQISSLKSLQILTLSQNRLTGQIPVTIFSVNSLVHLDLSYNMLTGAIPSQVGNLKNLVGLDLSYNSLTGSIPVTVGQLGLLQKLDLSSNSLTGAIPDSIEKLNLLAFMALSNNKLRGHFPRGLAKLQSLQYFIMDDNPMNVPLPVEFGDLVKLQELRLANSGYSGTIPPSFSQLMNLSTLSLQNNRLSGEIPAGFGSLPRIYHLNLSRNLLSGVVPFDSSFLNRLRRNLDLSGNPGLCLSPSVAYRMKIGVSVCGSNKTSGSVIQPLKSQAPSGLISISFFLFVPWGLLGLHQILFPGSRFCHHVMHWRSECIFR